The Methylomicrobium agile genome has a segment encoding these proteins:
- the accA gene encoding acetyl-CoA carboxylase carboxyl transferase subunit alpha codes for MDLKFLDFEQPIAELEAKIRELRNVEFDNDINISDAIQQLEEKSRALTESIFATLSDWQISQLSRHPGRPYTLDYIKLMFTDFHELHGDRAYADDPAIVCGLARFDGEPVVVIGHQKGRDTKEKIYRNFGMPRPEGYRKALRVMKMAERFQLPVICLIDTPGAYPGIGAEERGQSEAIAKNLFEMAKLGTPIICTVTGEGGSGGALAIGVGDRLIMLEYSTYSVISPEGCASILWKSADKSQLAAEAMGITSDRIREQGLLDEVVREPVGGGHRDFHGVAENLKEALQRHLEELKQLDIDELLEKRYQRLMNFGAFIEEPVK; via the coding sequence ATGGATTTAAAATTTCTCGATTTCGAACAGCCCATTGCCGAACTGGAAGCCAAAATCCGCGAGCTTCGTAATGTGGAATTCGATAATGACATCAACATATCCGATGCCATCCAGCAACTGGAAGAGAAAAGCCGTGCACTGACCGAATCGATCTTCGCGACGCTGTCCGACTGGCAGATTTCGCAATTGTCCCGCCATCCGGGACGTCCTTATACGCTCGACTACATCAAGCTGATGTTCACCGATTTTCATGAATTGCACGGCGACCGCGCTTATGCGGACGATCCGGCGATCGTTTGCGGCCTGGCTCGGTTCGACGGAGAGCCGGTCGTGGTGATCGGGCATCAGAAAGGCCGCGACACCAAGGAAAAAATCTACCGCAATTTCGGGATGCCGCGCCCCGAAGGCTACCGAAAGGCGCTTCGCGTGATGAAGATGGCCGAGCGCTTCCAATTGCCGGTGATCTGCCTGATCGATACGCCGGGCGCCTATCCCGGCATCGGCGCCGAGGAGCGCGGACAAAGCGAAGCGATCGCGAAAAACCTGTTCGAAATGGCCAAACTCGGAACCCCCATCATTTGCACCGTGACCGGCGAAGGCGGTTCCGGCGGCGCGTTGGCGATCGGCGTCGGCGACCGTCTGATCATGCTGGAATACAGCACCTACTCGGTCATTTCTCCGGAGGGCTGCGCTTCGATCCTATGGAAAAGCGCGGACAAATCGCAGCTTGCTGCGGAGGCGATGGGGATCACTTCCGACCGGATTCGCGAGCAGGGCCTGCTCGATGAAGTGGTGCGCGAACCGGTGGGCGGTGGCCATCGGGATTTTCACGGCGTGGCCGAGAATTTGAAGGAAGCCCTACAGCGCCATCTTGAAGAACTG